The nucleotide sequence TGAGCGTTTCAACATGATGATCAAGAATTGCCTGCATCATGGAATTGAActttgggagttgatgaatgcctttcaCGAAGGGCTAAGTGCCAAAGATGCTCGTGATTTAATGTCCATCACAAATGGGACTTTCGGTACAAATTACGAgaatgatgattgggagttcttggagaAAATGGCAATTACATCAAAGAGGAAtgctcaagcatcaaggagagcacgaccggccgtcACCCGAACACAAGTGCATGCGGTTGACGATGGTTATGTTCAAACCtctaatcaaatttatgatgtttgtgctatttgcaatgaaataggtcatgtGGCTGAGAATTGTCAAGGAGTAGTGGATGGGCAATATGAGGAAGTTCATGCAgtacaaggtcaaggagggggtggtaggaactacaacatgaattctaacacATACCACCCCGGGTTACGAAATCATCCTAATTTCTGCTATGGGAATGCGGCGAACCAAGctaacccaaactttcaaggagCTCAAGGTAACTTTGCACCTCGTCAACAATACAATCAAGGCAATTATCGGGGTGGGAACAATTATGGTTATTAAGGGCAATTTCAACAAACGGGTCAAAGTGGTTCGGGTCAAAATTCATCAAGTGGGAATGAAGTCATGGATATGCTTCGGGCGATGCAACAAGATATGCAAAAGCGGAATCAACTTGATGAAGTTCGGATGCAAAAGGATGAGGTACATGATAAGAGCAttcaatcactaacaacccaaatgggtcaattggcTACCGACGTGGCGGAGTTGAAGAAAAACAAAGGTCAACTTcctagcgacactaaggtaaatccttcacatggttcgtcacgaggtaacaatgttaatattaatcatgttagtgttttgagaagtggcaaagaatttaaagccaatttgtcaccGAGTTTGGTcgagggggtagttgaggatgtcacgGGTAATGAAAGTGACGATGATGTTTCACCGGTTACACCTAAAGAATCAAATGTTAACAAACCAGGGTTGGGTGAAAATGAAAAGAGTGAAAATGATAAAGGTGGACCGAGTCAAGTCTCGTTTCCATCGGCTTTACTTGACCCGGGTAGGAAGAATTTTATTGCACCAAGAGGTCCCCAAAAAGACGAAttgtgggacatgtttaaacaagtaaaaaatcaagTATTACTTGACCCGGCTTtacttgatgcaataaaacaagtacccgcTTATGCTAAATTTCTTaaagaattatgtacacaaaaaagacaacaaaagaaaaaaaatgcctaagcgggtagacttgaccgggcaagtaagtgcggtgttgaatggggagcttccCCCTAAGCTCAAGGATCCGGGTACGCCTTTGATAAatatacaagttggtaattttcaaatggcaaaGGCGTTACTTGATCTTGGAGCCGGGGtaagcattttaccggggggcttatatgaccaatacgactttggtccgttagcaagagtggagacaacggttgttttagccgatttgtctcataagttacCTCGAGGGATGGTTCAAAATGTGATTGTGAAAATTGATGAGTTCtattacccggttgactttttaGTCTTGGACTACTCATTCGCggacccaaaacaacaacaaaatgttattttgggtcggccatttttgagcacCGTGCATGCTG is from Helianthus annuus cultivar XRQ/B chromosome 9, HanXRQr2.0-SUNRISE, whole genome shotgun sequence and encodes:
- the LOC118481713 gene encoding uncharacterized protein LOC118481713 translates to MFHEAFERFNMMIKNCLHHGIELWELMNAFHEGLSAKDARDLMSITNGTFGTNYENDDWEFLEKMAITSKRNAQASRRARPAVTRTQVHAVDDGYVQTSNQIYDVCAICNEIGHVAENCQGVVDGQYEEVHAVQGQGGGGRNYNMNSNTYHPGLRNHPNFCYGNAANQANPNFQGAQGQFQQTGQSGSGQNSSSGNEVMDMLRAMQQDMQKRNQLDEVRMQKDEVHDKSIQSLTTQMGQLATDVAELKKNKGQLPSDTKGVVEDVTGNESDDDVSPVTPKESNVNKPGLGENEKSENDKGGPSQVSFPSALLDPGRKNFIAPRGPQKDELWDMFKQVKNQVLLDPALLDAIKQVPAYAKFLKELYLVDGCNPHEYEEDGIDICLCYFFEQVIDNCNRLAYNPGMIKPIAQNPLIARAETWTE